From the genome of Gemmatimonadota bacterium:
GTAACTGGGCGAGTAGGCCCAGGTCATGGCGATTCGCTTCCCGCGCAGTTCGTCCAATCCGCCGAAGGTCTCCATGAGGTGCCGAAGGTCGGACAGGCTCTGCGTCGGGTGGTCCAGATCGCACTGGAGGTTGATCACCGAAGGCCGCTGTGCCAGCACGCCCTCGCGCCGACTCTCTTCCACGGCTTCCGCGACTTCCTTCATGTAGGCGTGTCCCTCGCCCAGGAACATGTCGTCGCGGATGCCGATGGTCTCTGTGAGAAACGATATCATCGTTGCCGTCTCACGCACGGTCTCCCCGTGCGCAATCTGCGAAGTTCCCTCGTCGAGTTCTTCCGTCATGAGCCCGAGAAGATTCGCGCCGGACCGGAAGGAATAGCGCGTGCGTGTGGACTTGTCCCGGAAGATGGAGAGGGCGAGGCCGGTGTCAAAGAACCGCGCCGAGATGTTCGCCCGGTGGAGATCGCGCAGGATTTCCGCGCCGAGCAGGACGCTCCCCAGTGAGTCGTCGTCCACATCCCAGGTTCGCAGGAAGTCCCCGTCGTGGAGGCGGTTCTCCAGCGTCTCCATGGATCCGATGAGCGGGCGGATGTCGTTGTGGGTCACGGGGTCCTCCTGCGTTATGCGGGTACGGTGTCGAGATACACGAGCGGGAAGGTTGCGTAGAATGCGGCCGCTTTCGTGAGGTGTTCCACCGGGCACTGATCTTCGGGGCTGTGTGCGTGCGCCTCGTCGCCGGGGCCGAATCCGAATGTCGGGACGCCGAAAAGACCGCGCGTGGCGATCCCGTTGGTCGAAAAACCCCACTTGTCGATGACAGGTTCTGCGCCGAGGACGGACCTTGCCGCCTGTGCGGCCGCGACGATGACCGGGTCATCCTCCTCCAGCACCCAGGTG
Proteins encoded in this window:
- the ygeW gene encoding knotted carbamoyltransferase YgeW; amino-acid sequence: MTHNDIRPLIGSMETLENRLHDGDFLRTWDVDDDSLGSVLLGAEILRDLHRANISARFFDTGLALSIFRDKSTRTRYSFRSGANLLGLMTEELDEGTSQIAHGETVRETATMISFLTETIGIRDDMFLGEGHAYMKEVAEAVEESRREGVLAQRPSVINLQCDLDHPTQSLSDLRHLMETFGGLDELRGKRIAMTWAYSPSYGKPLSVPQGVVSLMTRFGMDVVLAHPEGYGLVEEPLDAARRGAAANGGAFSVVHSMDEAFEGADIVYPKSWAPVRVMHERTRLLRAGETNALKELERECLAENARFQDWECTEEKMARTKNGQASYMHCLPADITGVSCESGEVSESVFEKARLGTYQEAAHKPFVIASMILHTRFADPAAALGRCLDRGIVRR